The Cellulomonas fulva genome includes a window with the following:
- a CDS encoding GNAT family N-acetyltransferase: MSSSIHGAPEPVRPRPSVHAEREQRATPRAGQPGAIPDSERAFFVQEFRGVTIVLSLPVLDDDALEPLSRTVRGFDEGDTRLVLVVADQGDAARLQARLHPALGEAAVLTAPTVWSEDALAGLWITATDARVVVVVAADPRAVAASAGFVAAGLGASKVVLTDPDGGWGDPPRSFVDLELHRDALDSALRERGDGSLLHAAETALRGGAFSVNLCRAQDIELELFTFDGTGTLLTLGGYVHLTELRVDDLPAVERLVAQGVADGVLKPRSREQVARMAVGGLGARVLRTGHLAGIVGLETEPYGRDGLGEVSALITVSEFSGAGSGGLLVDGLVERARGAGLRALFAVTVSDDAAAFFVRRGFREVPQDAVPASKWDGYDPERLAHARCFWFDLRP; this comes from the coding sequence ATGTCCTCCTCGATCCACGGCGCCCCCGAGCCCGTCCGCCCGCGCCCGTCCGTGCACGCGGAGCGGGAGCAGCGCGCGACGCCGCGGGCCGGGCAGCCCGGTGCCATCCCGGACTCGGAGCGGGCGTTCTTCGTCCAGGAGTTCCGCGGCGTCACGATCGTGCTCTCGCTGCCCGTCCTCGACGACGACGCGCTCGAGCCGCTGTCCCGCACCGTGCGCGGCTTCGACGAGGGCGACACCCGCCTGGTGCTCGTCGTCGCCGACCAGGGCGACGCGGCCCGGCTGCAGGCCCGGCTCCACCCGGCGCTCGGCGAGGCGGCGGTGCTCACCGCGCCCACGGTCTGGTCCGAGGACGCCCTCGCCGGCCTGTGGATCACGGCGACCGACGCCCGCGTGGTCGTCGTCGTGGCCGCCGACCCGCGGGCCGTGGCCGCCAGCGCGGGGTTCGTCGCCGCGGGGCTCGGCGCGTCCAAGGTGGTGCTCACGGACCCGGACGGCGGCTGGGGCGACCCGCCGCGGAGCTTCGTCGACCTCGAGCTGCACCGCGACGCGCTCGACTCGGCGCTGCGGGAGCGCGGGGACGGCAGCCTGCTGCACGCCGCGGAGACCGCGCTGCGCGGCGGCGCGTTCAGCGTCAACCTGTGCCGCGCGCAGGACATCGAGCTGGAGCTGTTCACGTTCGACGGCACCGGGACGCTCCTGACCCTCGGCGGCTACGTCCACCTGACCGAGCTGCGGGTCGACGACCTGCCGGCGGTCGAGCGGCTGGTGGCCCAGGGCGTCGCCGACGGCGTGCTCAAGCCGCGCAGCCGCGAGCAGGTGGCCCGGATGGCGGTCGGCGGGCTCGGCGCCCGCGTGCTGCGCACCGGCCACCTCGCCGGCATCGTCGGGCTCGAGACCGAGCCGTACGGACGGGACGGGCTCGGCGAGGTCTCCGCCCTCATCACCGTCAGCGAGTTCTCCGGCGCCGGCTCCGGCGGGCTGCTGGTCGACGGCCTGGTGGAGCGGGCGCGCGGGGCCGGGCTGCGGGCGCTGTTCGCGGTGACCGTGTCCGACGACGCCGCCGCCTTCTTCGTGCGACGAGGCTTCCGCGAGGTGCCGCAGGACGCGGTCCCCGCCTCGAAGTGGGACGGCTACGACCCCGAGCGCCTCGCGCACGCGCGCTGCTTCTGGTTCGACCTGCGTCCGTGA
- a CDS encoding ferredoxin reductase, which produces MSAPRWMPARVAEAVPSTAHARVLRLAVPGWPGNLPGQHLDVRLTAEDGYQAERSYSIASSGPGELVELAVDEVVDGEVSHYLVRVVEPGDAMEVKGPLGAYFVWDAGDPSPVQLVAGGSGIVPLLAMLRARVAGGVGGPFRLLYSVRSAADAMYRDEIDALASGDIEVTWAYTRAAPDGWGGRVGRLGPTEVAAATWPPDQKPLTYVCGPTGFVEAAADALVAAGHDPLRVRTERFGGR; this is translated from the coding sequence GTGAGCGCGCCCCGGTGGATGCCGGCGCGGGTGGCCGAGGCGGTGCCGAGCACGGCGCACGCGCGCGTCCTGCGGCTGGCGGTGCCCGGCTGGCCCGGCAACCTGCCCGGTCAGCACCTCGACGTCCGGCTCACGGCCGAAGACGGCTACCAGGCCGAGCGCTCCTACTCGATCGCCTCGTCGGGTCCCGGCGAGCTCGTGGAGCTCGCGGTCGACGAGGTCGTGGACGGCGAGGTCTCGCACTACCTGGTCCGCGTCGTCGAGCCCGGTGACGCGATGGAGGTCAAGGGGCCGCTCGGCGCGTACTTCGTGTGGGACGCGGGCGATCCGTCCCCCGTGCAGCTCGTCGCGGGCGGGTCCGGGATCGTCCCGCTGCTCGCCATGCTGCGCGCCCGGGTGGCCGGTGGGGTCGGCGGACCGTTCCGGCTGCTGTACTCGGTGCGCTCCGCGGCCGACGCGATGTACCGCGACGAGATCGACGCGCTGGCGTCCGGCGACATCGAGGTGACCTGGGCGTACACGCGCGCGGCCCCGGACGGCTGGGGTGGGCGCGTCGGGCGCCTGGGCCCGACGGAGGTCGCCGCCGCGACGTGGCCGCCGGACCAGAAGCCGCTGACCTACGTGTGCGGTCCCACGGGCTTCGTCGAGGCCGCGGCCGACGCGCTCGTCGCCGCGGGTCATGACCCGCTGCGGGTCCGCACCGAGAGATTCGGAGGCCGGTGA
- a CDS encoding YciI family protein: MTQATHMVLLWGDERAWAARTPQEETVNGAAHERFRALAVERGHVLVASEELAAAPVGKVVRRRAAGAPPSVTDGPFGELTEVVGGFYLVATDEPEDLVALVADVLLEDAEIRPVVDHS; this comes from the coding sequence ATGACACAGGCGACGCACATGGTGCTGCTGTGGGGCGACGAGCGCGCGTGGGCCGCGCGCACGCCGCAGGAGGAGACGGTGAACGGCGCGGCGCACGAGCGCTTCCGGGCGCTCGCGGTCGAGCGCGGGCACGTGCTCGTCGCGAGCGAGGAGCTCGCCGCCGCACCGGTCGGGAAGGTGGTCCGACGACGAGCGGCGGGCGCGCCGCCGAGCGTCACCGACGGGCCGTTCGGCGAGCTCACCGAGGTGGTCGGCGGCTTCTACCTGGTCGCGACCGACGAGCCCGAGGACCTCGTCGCGCTCGTCGCCGACGTGCTGCTCGAGGACGCCGAGATCCGGCCGGTGGTGGACCACTCCTGA
- a CDS encoding DoxX family membrane protein produces the protein MRIASLPPRLATGAFILHEGLGKLRGDEERAKGVHGAAADAYPFLQHVPPTRFLRLLGIAEVTLGAALLVPFVPDRLAGTGLTAFSGGLLGMYLRTPGMHEPGSVWPTPDGLAVSKDVWMLGIGVGLVASRSRP, from the coding sequence ATGCGCATCGCGAGCCTTCCCCCGCGCCTGGCGACCGGCGCGTTCATCCTGCACGAGGGCCTGGGCAAGCTCCGGGGCGACGAGGAGCGCGCGAAGGGCGTGCACGGAGCCGCCGCCGACGCCTACCCGTTCCTCCAGCACGTGCCGCCGACGAGGTTCCTCCGCCTGCTCGGCATCGCCGAGGTGACCCTCGGCGCCGCGCTCCTGGTCCCGTTCGTCCCCGACCGGCTCGCGGGAACCGGCCTGACCGCGTTCTCCGGCGGGCTGCTGGGCATGTACCTGCGCACGCCGGGGATGCACGAGCCCGGCAGCGTCTGGCCGACGCCGGACGGCCTCGCCGTCAGCAAGGACGTCTGGATGCTCGGGATCGGTGTCGGACTCGTGGCGTCCCGCAGCCGGCCGTGA
- a CDS encoding winged helix DNA-binding domain-containing protein, producing the protein MQPADVVRHRLRAQHLRGGRAEGPAQVVRELLAVQAQELPVARWSLAQRSTGDDEEVRRLLDEGAVLRTHALRPTWHLLAPEDLRWVLRATSPRVHQASVTACRREGLDADALRRTDSLLAAAVGARGHLTREGLREALGTERSAMWWTLAVMHAELEGVLVSGRAQGVHQTYALAEERAPAGRDLTGDEALVELVRRFLVGHGPAGVRDLAWWASLTLTQVRRALAALDDEVERLDVAGTELWWVPAALPSDDGGGAARDVVGNGTGDGPVVDLLQAFDEAHGSFPATRSLMDPAGLAAHRPQDNAAIHVLLVDGLVAGWWRRYTRPGRVEVTVRPARELTAAEHASVLAAFAEHERFVGQEVRVEFG; encoded by the coding sequence GTGCAGCCCGCCGACGTCGTCCGCCACCGCCTGCGAGCGCAGCACCTGCGGGGAGGGCGCGCCGAGGGGCCGGCACAGGTGGTGCGGGAGCTCCTCGCGGTGCAGGCGCAGGAGCTGCCGGTCGCGCGGTGGTCCCTGGCCCAGCGGAGCACGGGCGACGACGAGGAGGTACGCCGGCTGCTCGACGAGGGCGCGGTGCTCCGCACGCACGCGCTGCGGCCCACGTGGCACCTGCTGGCGCCCGAGGACCTGCGCTGGGTCCTGCGCGCCACGTCGCCCCGCGTCCACCAGGCGTCCGTGACCGCGTGCCGGCGCGAGGGCCTGGACGCCGACGCGCTGCGCCGCACGGACTCCCTGCTCGCCGCGGCGGTCGGGGCCCGCGGCCACCTCACGCGCGAGGGGCTGCGGGAGGCGCTCGGCACCGAGCGCTCGGCGATGTGGTGGACGCTCGCCGTGATGCACGCGGAGCTCGAGGGCGTGCTCGTCAGCGGGCGCGCGCAGGGCGTCCACCAGACCTACGCGCTGGCCGAGGAGCGCGCGCCCGCGGGCCGCGACCTCACGGGAGACGAGGCGCTCGTCGAGCTGGTCCGGCGCTTCCTCGTCGGGCACGGTCCCGCAGGCGTGCGGGACCTCGCGTGGTGGGCGAGCCTCACCCTCACCCAGGTGCGCCGCGCGCTGGCGGCGCTGGACGACGAGGTGGAGCGGCTCGACGTCGCGGGCACGGAGCTGTGGTGGGTCCCCGCCGCGCTGCCGTCCGACGACGGTGGCGGCGCGGCGCGGGACGTCGTCGGGAACGGGACGGGGGACGGCCCCGTGGTCGACCTCCTGCAGGCGTTCGACGAGGCCCACGGCTCGTTCCCCGCGACGCGCTCGCTCATGGACCCCGCCGGCCTGGCCGCGCACCGGCCGCAGGACAACGCCGCGATCCACGTCCTGCTGGTCGACGGGCTGGTGGCCGGGTGGTGGCGCCGGTACACGCGGCCGGGCCGCGTCGAGGTGACGGTCCGCCCGGCCCGGGAGCTCACCGCGGCCGAGCACGCGTCGGTGCTCGCGGCGTTCGCGGAGCACGAGCGCTTCGTCGGCCAGGAGGTCCGCGTCGAGTTCGGCTGA
- a CDS encoding sulfite oxidase-like oxidoreductase produces MAEFSRGFGGRRRDTDVRLPPGQYLTEDFPVLSAGPTPRIPTDEWAFSITTETGERLTWSWAELMALPAEQVTTDIHCVTRWSKLGTSWRGVSLDVLFADVETSLDFAMVHSYGGYTTNVALEDLLDERSWVAFEFDGEPLDPEHGGPARLLVPHLYFWKSAKWVRGIELQERDDPGFWEQNGYHLHGDPWTEERYW; encoded by the coding sequence ATGGCCGAGTTCTCCCGCGGGTTCGGCGGTCGTCGCCGGGACACCGACGTGCGGCTGCCCCCGGGGCAGTACCTCACGGAGGACTTCCCGGTGCTGTCCGCCGGGCCGACGCCGCGGATCCCCACCGACGAGTGGGCGTTCAGCATCACGACGGAGACCGGCGAGCGGCTCACCTGGAGCTGGGCCGAGCTGATGGCCCTGCCGGCCGAGCAGGTCACCACCGACATCCACTGCGTGACGCGCTGGTCGAAGCTCGGCACGTCGTGGCGCGGGGTCTCGCTCGACGTGCTGTTCGCCGATGTCGAGACGTCGTTGGACTTCGCGATGGTGCACTCCTACGGCGGCTACACCACCAACGTCGCGCTCGAGGACCTGCTCGACGAGCGGTCCTGGGTCGCGTTCGAGTTCGACGGCGAGCCGCTCGACCCCGAGCACGGCGGTCCCGCGCGGCTGCTGGTGCCGCACCTGTACTTCTGGAAGAGCGCCAAGTGGGTGCGCGGGATCGAGCTGCAGGAGCGCGACGACCCCGGCTTCTGGGAGCAGAACGGCTACCACCTGCACGGCGACCCGTGGACGGAGGAGCGCTACTGGTGA
- the abc-f gene encoding ribosomal protection-like ABC-F family protein — MSATLQARRVSAAFGDRELFAGLDLVVAPGDVVGLVGPNGAGKTTLLTILAGSRAPDGGTVTLSPPTAQVGYLRQEVERRSDETVRTFLERRTGVLDAQRAMDAASDALAADEPDAGDVFTSALETWMALGGADLDSRLGVVADDLGLAVDLDLPMTALSGGQAARVGLAALLLSRFDLYLLDEPTNDLDADGLDRLEEFVQEAQAPVVVVSHDREFLARTVTTVVEIDRSLQRVATYGGSYDAYLEERSTARRQAREAYEAYAGRRDALAARARMQRAWMEKGVRNARRKATDPDKHVKHHRGETAEKQAAKARQTDKMIERLEVVEEPRKEWQLRMSIAAAPRSGAVVATARAAVVRRGGFVLGPVDLQLDWQDRVAVTGPNGSGKSTLLALLLGRLAPDEGSATLGSGVLVGEVDQARAAFEGDEPVGDAFAREVPDWTTADVRTLLAKFGLAGHQVGRPASSLSPGERTRATLALLQARGVNLLVLDEPTNHLDLPAIEQLEQAMESFEGTILLVTHDRRMLDTVRLTRRWHVDDGQVLEVPRD, encoded by the coding sequence ATGAGCGCGACCCTCCAGGCCCGCCGGGTGTCCGCGGCGTTCGGCGACCGTGAGCTGTTCGCCGGCCTCGACCTCGTGGTGGCTCCCGGCGACGTCGTCGGGCTCGTCGGACCGAACGGCGCGGGCAAGACCACCCTGCTGACCATCCTCGCGGGCAGCCGCGCGCCGGACGGCGGCACGGTGACGCTGTCGCCGCCGACCGCGCAGGTCGGGTACCTGCGGCAGGAGGTCGAGCGGCGGTCCGACGAGACCGTGCGCACCTTCCTCGAGCGGCGCACCGGCGTCCTCGACGCGCAGCGCGCCATGGACGCGGCGTCGGACGCGCTCGCGGCCGACGAGCCCGACGCCGGTGACGTGTTCACCTCCGCCCTGGAGACGTGGATGGCGCTCGGCGGCGCGGACCTGGACTCGCGGCTGGGCGTCGTGGCCGACGACCTCGGGCTCGCGGTGGACCTCGACCTGCCCATGACCGCGCTCTCCGGCGGGCAGGCCGCACGCGTGGGGCTGGCGGCGCTGCTGCTGTCCCGGTTCGACCTGTACCTGCTCGACGAGCCGACGAACGACCTGGACGCCGACGGCCTCGACCGGCTCGAGGAGTTCGTGCAGGAGGCGCAGGCGCCCGTCGTCGTCGTCTCCCACGACCGCGAGTTCCTGGCCCGGACCGTCACCACGGTCGTCGAGATCGACCGCAGCCTGCAGCGCGTGGCGACGTACGGCGGCTCGTACGACGCGTACCTCGAGGAGCGGTCGACGGCCCGGCGGCAGGCGCGCGAGGCGTACGAGGCCTACGCGGGCCGCCGTGATGCCCTCGCGGCGCGCGCCCGGATGCAGCGCGCCTGGATGGAGAAGGGCGTGCGCAACGCCCGGCGCAAGGCGACGGACCCCGACAAGCACGTGAAGCACCACCGCGGCGAGACCGCGGAGAAGCAGGCGGCCAAGGCGCGCCAGACGGACAAGATGATCGAGCGCCTCGAGGTGGTCGAGGAGCCGCGCAAGGAGTGGCAGCTCCGGATGAGCATCGCGGCAGCACCGCGCTCGGGGGCGGTGGTCGCGACCGCGCGGGCCGCCGTGGTGCGGCGCGGTGGCTTCGTGCTCGGCCCCGTCGACCTGCAGCTCGACTGGCAGGACCGGGTCGCGGTGACCGGCCCCAACGGCTCCGGCAAGTCGACGCTGCTCGCGCTGCTGCTCGGCCGTCTGGCGCCCGACGAGGGCAGCGCGACGCTCGGCTCGGGCGTGCTCGTCGGGGAGGTCGACCAGGCGCGTGCCGCGTTCGAGGGCGACGAGCCCGTCGGCGACGCGTTCGCGCGCGAGGTGCCGGACTGGACCACCGCGGACGTGCGGACGCTGCTCGCGAAGTTCGGCCTCGCCGGGCACCAGGTCGGGCGGCCCGCCTCCTCGCTGTCACCCGGCGAGCGCACGCGCGCGACGCTCGCGCTGCTGCAGGCCCGCGGCGTCAACCTGCTGGTGCTCGACGAGCCGACGAACCACCTCGACCTGCCCGCGATCGAGCAGCTCGAGCAGGCGATGGAGTCGTTCGAGGGGACGATCCTGCTGGTCACGCACGACCGTCGGATGCTCGACACCGTCCGCCTGACGCGCCGGTGGCACGTGGACGACGGTCAGGTGCTCGAGGTGCCCCGGGACTGA
- a CDS encoding superinfection immunity protein produces MSGNDRYDSGARPYDLPAEPVAYGTAPYGTAPYGTAPPVHPGYDDVRDGAPVPSIAWSTVRSDQVVPSGVTVLVAWLLVLFTGFYLLPWAIAATRGKADRWSIFWVTLLLGWTGIGWLICLVWSVLPHHMVRIAPLPAPAGWYPQPDGSHAFWDGARWTGHRA; encoded by the coding sequence ATGAGCGGCAACGACCGGTACGACTCCGGGGCACGGCCCTACGACCTGCCGGCTGAACCGGTCGCGTACGGCACGGCGCCGTACGGCACGGCGCCGTACGGTACGGCGCCCCCGGTCCACCCCGGGTACGACGACGTCCGCGACGGTGCCCCCGTCCCGTCGATCGCCTGGTCGACCGTCCGCAGCGACCAGGTGGTCCCGAGCGGCGTGACCGTCCTGGTGGCGTGGCTGCTGGTGCTCTTCACCGGCTTCTACCTGCTGCCGTGGGCGATCGCGGCGACGCGCGGCAAGGCGGACCGCTGGTCGATCTTCTGGGTCACGCTCCTGCTCGGGTGGACCGGCATCGGCTGGCTGATCTGCCTCGTCTGGAGCGTCCTGCCGCACCACATGGTGCGGATCGCGCCCCTGCCCGCGCCGGCCGGCTGGTACCCGCAGCCGGACGGCAGCCACGCGTTCTGGGACGGCGCGCGCTGGACGGGCCACCGCGCCTGA
- a CDS encoding SDR family oxidoreductase produces MDDDAARDDDAPVLVTGGTGMLGREVVAELLRRGRAVRLLSRRPATDDAPGIGRVVGDLTTGAGLDTALAGVAAVIHCASEPGTPARDVEAAGRLLIAARAAGTPHLVFISIVGVDAIPYSYYRAKLEVEGLVEAGGVPWTTLRATQFHQFVPRLLDRMTVAGLTVLPGGTSVQPVEVREVAARLVDLVAAGPSGRVEDLAGPQVLSAREAYRIVAAAQGRRPRSVSVPLPGKAFAAVRAGHHLAPPDHATGRVTLAEALADEAAQG; encoded by the coding sequence GTGGACGACGACGCTGCACGCGACGACGACGCCCCGGTGCTGGTCACCGGCGGCACCGGCATGCTGGGCCGCGAGGTGGTGGCGGAGCTGCTGCGGCGCGGTCGCGCGGTGCGGCTGCTGAGCCGCCGGCCGGCCACGGACGACGCGCCGGGGATCGGGCGCGTGGTGGGGGACCTGACGACCGGCGCCGGTCTGGACACGGCCCTGGCCGGCGTGGCCGCGGTGATCCACTGCGCCAGCGAGCCGGGGACGCCCGCGCGCGACGTCGAGGCCGCGGGACGGCTGCTGATCGCCGCGCGGGCGGCCGGCACGCCGCACCTGGTGTTCATCTCGATCGTCGGCGTCGACGCGATCCCGTACTCCTACTACCGCGCCAAGCTCGAGGTCGAGGGACTGGTGGAGGCGGGCGGCGTCCCGTGGACCACGCTCCGCGCGACGCAGTTCCACCAGTTCGTGCCGCGGCTCCTGGACCGGATGACCGTCGCGGGGCTGACGGTGCTGCCCGGCGGGACGAGCGTGCAGCCGGTCGAGGTGCGGGAGGTGGCCGCGCGGCTCGTCGACCTGGTGGCCGCGGGTCCGTCCGGACGGGTCGAGGACCTGGCCGGTCCGCAGGTGCTGAGCGCCCGGGAGGCGTACCGGATCGTCGCGGCGGCGCAGGGCCGGCGGCCGCGGAGCGTGTCCGTGCCGCTGCCCGGGAAGGCGTTCGCCGCGGTGCGCGCGGGGCACCACCTCGCGCCGCCGGACCACGCGACCGGTCGGGTCACGTTGGCGGAGGCCCTGGCCGACGAGGCCGCGCAGGGCTGA
- the map gene encoding type I methionyl aminopeptidase, which translates to MLKSAADIAAMRPAGTFVAGVLSSLRDVATVGMTLQQLNDHAHGMIRDAGAHSVYLGYHPSFGAMPYPGVLCTSVNDAALHGLPSSYVLQDGDVLSIDFAAQVQGWVADSAITFQLGTPTPEAQRLIETTERALAAGIAAARVGGRMGDVSAAIGEVGHKGGYGINTDFGGHGVGRTMHEDPHVPNDGRRRSGLKLQAGLVVAIEPWFMAGGDEYVVDPDGWTIRSADGSLAAHFEHTVALTKDGPVVLTARD; encoded by the coding sequence ATGCTGAAGAGTGCGGCGGACATCGCCGCGATGCGCCCGGCCGGGACGTTCGTCGCCGGGGTCCTGTCCTCGCTGCGGGATGTCGCGACGGTCGGGATGACGCTGCAGCAGCTCAATGACCACGCCCACGGCATGATCCGGGACGCCGGCGCGCACTCCGTCTACCTCGGCTACCACCCGTCCTTCGGCGCGATGCCGTACCCGGGCGTGCTGTGCACCTCGGTGAACGACGCGGCGCTGCACGGGCTCCCCTCGTCGTACGTCCTGCAGGACGGGGACGTGCTCTCGATCGACTTCGCGGCGCAGGTGCAGGGATGGGTCGCGGACTCGGCGATCACGTTCCAGCTCGGCACGCCCACGCCGGAGGCGCAGCGCCTGATCGAGACCACGGAGCGCGCGCTCGCCGCCGGCATCGCCGCCGCCAGGGTCGGCGGGCGGATGGGGGACGTCTCGGCCGCGATCGGCGAGGTCGGCCACAAGGGCGGCTACGGCATCAACACCGACTTCGGCGGCCACGGCGTCGGCCGGACGATGCACGAGGACCCGCACGTCCCGAACGACGGCCGCCGGCGCAGCGGGCTCAAGCTCCAGGCCGGCCTGGTCGTGGCGATCGAGCCGTGGTTCATGGCGGGCGGCGACGAGTACGTGGTGGACCCCGACGGCTGGACCATCCGGTCCGCGGACGGGTCGCTCGCGGCGCACTTCGAGCACACCGTCGCCCTCACCAAGGACGGCCCTGTCGTCCTGACGGCGCGGGACTGA
- a CDS encoding MMPL family transporter yields MLSQTLYRLARWTTRRRWVVIGAWLALAVVVAGAAGASGAKLEDGFTVPGLDSQQANDLIAASGGGQDGITAQVVVTPAGDGTFRSDEAARTALAQLQTDVAALPHVLGTTDPSGALATDASATSGVVSSDGRVALLRVQYPTLDQLSAADLEALKAVPHDAALRVEMGGDLFFAYEGSGENLGELVGILAALVILLLAFGSFVAALLPVGMAVLGLAVGIGGMTLLASVMTVPSYAPVLGAMVGLGVGIDYALFVVTRHRENLARLVPADESIARALATAGRPVVFAGGIVVVSILGLAVAGVPFMTAGGIAISLVVLVMVVASATLLPALLAVAGRRVVGRRRLATTSPRWERWTRHVTRHPGIYAVGVSLVLLALAAPVVGLRVGIPDDGALPPSRTERQAYDLVAEGFGPGRNGPLVVAVELAGDPAAASAVAAAVAADPGVAGVEEPVVRGDLATIVAYATTGPQEEATADTIARLRADVFPAALADSAAVAHVGGQTANFADVGQRVNDRLPVFVGAVLAMSFLLLMLVFRSVLVPLKAVLLNLLSIGAAYGVMVMVFQWGWGADLIGLEATVPIVSFIPMFMFALLFGLSMDYEVFLLSRVRESYAETGSNDEAVVRGIARTGRVITSAAAIMVCVFLAFVLGEDAATKMFGVGLATAILVDATLVRLVLVPATMKLLGTANWWLPAWLDRVLPHVDVGHDPEPAAVPVPAPAPARV; encoded by the coding sequence ACCGTGCCCGGCCTGGACTCGCAGCAGGCCAACGACCTGATCGCCGCGTCCGGCGGCGGCCAGGACGGCATCACCGCGCAGGTGGTTGTCACCCCCGCCGGGGACGGCACGTTCCGGTCCGACGAGGCCGCGCGCACGGCCCTCGCGCAGCTGCAGACCGACGTCGCGGCGCTCCCGCACGTGCTCGGCACCACGGACCCGTCCGGGGCGCTGGCGACCGACGCCTCCGCGACGAGCGGCGTGGTCTCGTCCGACGGCCGCGTCGCGCTGCTGCGCGTGCAGTACCCGACGCTCGACCAGCTGTCCGCGGCCGACCTCGAGGCGCTCAAGGCGGTGCCGCACGACGCGGCGCTGCGCGTCGAGATGGGCGGGGACCTGTTCTTCGCCTACGAGGGATCGGGGGAGAACCTCGGCGAGCTCGTCGGCATCCTCGCCGCGCTCGTGATCCTGCTGCTCGCGTTCGGCTCGTTCGTCGCGGCGCTGCTGCCGGTCGGGATGGCCGTGCTGGGCCTGGCCGTCGGCATCGGCGGGATGACGCTGCTCGCCTCGGTGATGACGGTGCCGAGCTACGCGCCGGTGCTCGGCGCGATGGTCGGCCTGGGCGTCGGGATCGACTACGCGCTGTTCGTCGTGACGCGGCACCGCGAGAACCTCGCGCGGCTGGTGCCGGCCGACGAGTCGATCGCGCGGGCCCTGGCGACCGCGGGCCGTCCCGTGGTGTTCGCGGGCGGGATCGTCGTCGTCTCGATCCTGGGGCTCGCCGTCGCGGGCGTGCCGTTCATGACCGCGGGCGGCATCGCGATCTCGCTCGTCGTGCTGGTGATGGTCGTCGCGTCCGCGACGCTCCTGCCCGCGCTGCTCGCCGTGGCGGGCCGCCGTGTGGTGGGCCGGCGACGCCTGGCGACGACGAGCCCGCGGTGGGAGCGCTGGACGCGGCACGTGACCCGGCACCCCGGCATCTACGCGGTGGGCGTGAGCCTGGTCCTGCTGGCCCTGGCCGCGCCCGTCGTCGGACTGCGGGTCGGCATCCCCGACGACGGTGCGCTGCCGCCCAGCCGGACCGAGCGGCAGGCCTACGACCTGGTGGCCGAGGGCTTCGGGCCGGGCCGCAACGGGCCGCTCGTCGTGGCCGTGGAGCTGGCCGGCGACCCGGCTGCCGCGTCCGCCGTCGCCGCGGCGGTGGCCGCCGACCCCGGTGTCGCCGGCGTCGAGGAGCCCGTGGTGCGCGGCGACCTCGCGACGATCGTCGCCTACGCCACCACCGGTCCCCAGGAGGAGGCGACCGCGGACACCATCGCGCGGCTGCGGGCCGACGTGTTCCCCGCGGCGCTCGCGGACAGCGCGGCCGTCGCGCACGTCGGCGGGCAGACCGCGAACTTCGCCGACGTGGGCCAGCGCGTGAACGACCGGCTGCCGGTCTTCGTCGGGGCCGTCCTGGCGATGTCCTTCCTGCTGCTCATGCTGGTGTTCCGCTCGGTGCTGGTCCCGCTCAAGGCCGTGCTGCTCAACCTGCTGAGCATCGGTGCCGCCTACGGCGTGATGGTCATGGTCTTCCAGTGGGGCTGGGGCGCCGACCTGATCGGGCTCGAGGCGACCGTGCCGATCGTGTCCTTCATCCCGATGTTCATGTTCGCGCTGCTGTTCGGGCTGTCCATGGACTACGAGGTGTTCCTCCTGTCCCGCGTCCGGGAGTCCTACGCGGAGACGGGATCCAACGACGAGGCCGTGGTCCGCGGCATCGCGCGCACCGGCCGGGTCATCACCTCCGCCGCCGCGATCATGGTCTGCGTCTTCCTGGCCTTCGTGCTGGGCGAGGACGCCGCGACCAAGATGTTCGGCGTCGGCCTGGCCACCGCGATCCTGGTCGACGCGACCCTGGTCCGGCTGGTGCTGGTCCCCGCGACCATGAAGCTGCTCGGCACCGCGAACTGGTGGCTGCCCGCCTGGCTGGACCGCGTCCTGCCGCACGTGGACGTGGGCCACGACCCGGAGCCCGCCGCCGTCCCGGTCCCCGCCCCGGCGCCCGCGCGCGTCTGA
- a CDS encoding DUF6510 family protein has protein sequence MRQHPEGPRGPAEVVDGNAIAGSLRALLETDATVVVVECAHCGASAPMATAVVEVDERAAIVRCRGCTRTLFTVLRHDERVELRIAAVASLSTPPA, from the coding sequence ATGAGGCAGCACCCGGAGGGTCCGCGCGGTCCCGCGGAGGTCGTCGACGGCAACGCGATCGCCGGCAGCCTGCGCGCGCTGCTCGAGACGGACGCGACCGTCGTGGTCGTCGAGTGCGCCCACTGCGGCGCCTCCGCCCCGATGGCGACGGCGGTCGTGGAGGTCGACGAGCGCGCGGCGATCGTGCGGTGCCGCGGGTGCACGCGCACCCTGTTCACGGTCCTGCGTCACGACGAGCGCGTCGAGCTGCGGATCGCGGCCGTCGCCTCGCTGAGCACGCCGCCGGCGTGA